The Oncorhynchus nerka isolate Pitt River linkage group LG9a, Oner_Uvic_2.0, whole genome shotgun sequence genome has a segment encoding these proteins:
- the LOC115134456 gene encoding mucin-2-like isoform X1, giving the protein MGYTLLCVKGVKLLMAASYSNVTEPGLLSQQYPPALLPKPGKENVRLQKLLKKTEKKIKKKASPETTKTPVPFRSNLSPVNEASPDLEHSDHSTPPKTPDAPFYTQHPRFAVRPAYRHVPSPYPQQRGATFGGTTRFSPKPYAAPGPTFSQHVAPLYTFTPTTPSPIPGPVSHAVAPTTPVPTSSVPEVTITTAAQIAPPVPAPVALVTVTSAATQPTLRLAPVVIHRKSPSPRFKATEATLKAPKPMFDVRQIRVYTASKSPLHDYTGKTFTADTLPRSRTPTPDIRWEITPTAEIRRSATPASEVKSNLTLTSEIKRVATSKMNQGTTPTSEIKRSLTPTPEVKRSATPTSGVKRGLTSRPEIQRSATPTSEVKRAKTPTHDFLTPRTNLGRPKTPSYRVSRAKTPVFEISRPNPLLFAVSPITIDSHRSKTPTPGSNSANPSLSSSQNLPMSEPSTSPSTSQGARTPNGEVTSKETPTPKSPPENTLKPEAPRQKALIGESTRPKTSTASLDYQRPKTPTNVTPTPTEPSYQRPKTLTKETLKPTAPSYGYQRPNTPTIITLKPTAPSYQRPKTPTKKTLEPTEPSHGYQRPKTPTKDTSKSTAPSDGYQRPKTPTNETPKPTAPSYGYQIPKTPSNEEPKPMTPTIGYQRSTTPVVGYQRPQPPAGYQRPKTPTAGVSSIGFQRPNTPTYVAPKSTHTYYGLTPAAYVAHGGIQRVSPSFGISRSKTHALEESKTTTQGLEASNIPTQELLVKTHPLPMVSNQEASSKEKIPLNEAIISTTPADKLLLPIIVVTQAEDVSEPSVSTAVTSKMATPVSETPKVKTVANTRPWAKSPTPEAKKPEIKTPIYGVIPKPKTPTTETQHPVPSAANKDASKTIPPVSKTESPVAKARVQQEELKESPEPKMPTKAISESKPAGTKPTTSSPLGKTSAPEKPLVAVQSPAKPKDNQEAQPEKAVSAPITPSTEKEEGKDSSPAAAPLLKVIQKPKGMMKSKLSGWSRLKKHMVVEEEPPTSPESNPMKDTAKGTEQEGGEAKTDETVSFKDMVAAVTADDPPKAAKKWDSLLFDMFSSKEKIMQVIEASKSEEEKKEQPKDAPKEIPSFAHRLPVLLFSPKFDAKRLREAASRPLTKISTVFEMGLIGRKNKDEEPKDFNRTARGFTCP; this is encoded by the coding sequence GGGGTTAAACTGCTCATGGCTGCCAGTTATAGCAATGTCACTGAACCAGGCCTGCTGTCCCAGCAGTACCCTCCAGCTCTACTGCCCAAGCCTGGCAAGGAAAATGTTAGACTCCAGAAACTACTCAAGAAAACAGagaaaaaaatcaagaaaaaaGCTTCCCCTGAAACGACAAAGACACCGGTCCCTTTCCGCTCAAACCTCTCCCCTGTGAATGAAGCAAGCCCTGACTTGGAACACAGTGATCACTCAACCCCTCCTAAAACCCCAGATGCACCCTTCTACACACAGCACCCCAGATTCGCTGTCAGGCCAGCCTATCGGCATGTGCCATCCCCTTACCCGCAACAACGAGGAGCCACTTTTGGTGGTACAACAAGGTTCTCCCCAAAGCCATATGCTGCTCCAGGACCCACCTTCTCCCAGCATGTGGCCCCACTCTACACATTTACTCCAACAACTCCATCACCCATTCCAGGGCCAGTCTCACATGCAGTGGCACCCACAACGCCTGTGCCAACTTCCTCTGTGCCTGAAGTGACAATCACAACTGCTGCTCAAATTGCACCTCCAGTCCCTGCTCCAGTTGCTCTTGTCACAGTCACTTCTGCTGCCACACAACCTACTCTGCGACTAGCCCCAGTAGTAATACACCGCAAAAGTCCAAGTCCACGGTTTAAAGCTACCGAAGCTACACTAAAAGCACCCAAACCGATGTTTGATGTCCGTCAAATTCGGGTATATACTGCATCTAAGTCCCCCCTGCATGATTACACTGGAAAGACATTTACTGCAGACACATTACCTCGGAGTAGAACACCCACACCAGACATCAGATGGGAAATAACACCAACAGCTGAAATCAGAAGGAGTGCAACACCGGCATCTGAAGTGAAAAGCAATTTAACTTTGACATCAGAAATCAAAAGAGTTGCAACGTCTAAAATGAATCAAGGTACAACGCCGACATCGGAAATCAAAAGAAGTTTAACACCGACACCTGAAGTCAAAAGGAGTGCAACACCTACATCTGGGGTAAAAAGAGGTTTAACGTCCAGACCTGAAATCCAAAGGAGTGCAACGCCTACATCTGAAGTGAAAAGAGCTAAAACGCCAACTCATGACTTTTTAACACCAAGAACTAATTTAGGTCGACCTAAGACACCCTCATATCGTGTGTCCCGTGCCAAAACACCTGTTTTTGAAATATCAAGACCCAACCCACTTTTATTTGCTGTCTCACCCATTACTATAGATTCACATAGATCTAAAACACCAACACCTGGTTCTAATTCTGCCAATCCATCTTTGTCTAGTTCTCAAAATCTGCCAATGTCTGAGCCTTCAACATCACCATCAACTAGTCAGGGTGCAAGAACTCCAAATGGGGAAGTGACATCAAAAGAGACTCCTACACCTAAATCACCTCCTGAAAACACTTTAAAACCAGAGGCTCCTCGACAAAAAGCTCTAATAGGTGAGTCTACCAGACCAAAGACCTCTACAGCTTCATTAGACTATCAAAGACCAAAGACCCCAACAAATGTCACACCAACTCCTACAGAACCCTCATATCAAAGACCCAAGACTCTAACCAAAGAAACACTAAAGCCTACAGCACCCTCATATGGGTACCAAAGACCCAATACTCCAACAATTATCACACTAAAGCCTACTGCACCCTCCTATCAAAGACCCAAGACTCCAACAAAAAAAACACTAGAGCCTACAGAACCCTCACATGGGTACCAAAGACCCAAGACTCCAACCAAAGACACATCAAAATCTACAGCACCCTCAGATGGGTATCAAAGGCCCAAGACTCCAACCAATGAGACACCAAAGCCTACTGCACCATCATATGGATATCAAATTCCCAAGACACCCTCGAATGAAGAGCCTAAACCAATGACTCCAACAATCGGGTATCAAAGGTCAACAACACCTGTAGTTGGGTATCAAAGACCACAACCACCAGCAGGTTATCAAAGGCCAAAGACTCCCACAGCTGGGGTATCATCCATTGGATTTCAAAGGCCCAATACACCAACATATGTGGCCCCTAAATCAACCCATACATATTATGGGTTGACTCCTGCTGCATATGTTGCCCATGGTGGAATCCAACGTGTCTCACCTTCATTCGGCATATCCAGGTCTAAGACGCATGCTCTAGAGGAATCTAAAACCACAACGCAAGGGTTGGAAGCATCTAACATACCTACCCAAGAGTTACTTGTAAAAACACATCCTTTGCCCATGGTGTCCAACCAGGAAGCATCCTCCAAGGAAAAAATCCCTTTAAATGAGGCCATAATATCCACGACTCCAGCAGATAAGCTTCTGCTTCCAATCATTGTTGTTACACAAGCTGAAGATGTCTCAGAACCAAGCGTATCCACAGCTGTAACCAGCAAAATGGCAACTCCTGTTTCAGAAACACCAAAGGTTAAAACTGTGGCCAACACAAGACCATGGGCTAAATCTCCAACACCCGAGGCTAAGAAACCAGAGATTAAAACCCCAATTTATGGAGTCATCCCAAAACCCAAGACACCCACCACAGAAACCCAACACCCTGTGCCTTCTGCTGCAAACAAAGATGCCAGCAAGACAATACCTCCTGTCTCAAAAACAGAATCTCCTGTGGCTAAAGCCAGGGTACAACAAGAAGAGTTAAAGGAATCACCAGAGCCTAAAATGCCCACCAAAGCAATCTCTGAGTCTAAACCAGCAGGGACAAAGCCGACTACTTCTTCTCCACTTGGAAAGACCTCAGCTCCTGAGAAGCCTTTGGTGGCTGTTCAGTCTCCGGCTAAGCCAAAGGATAACCAAGAAGCCCAACCTGAAAAGGCGGTGTCAGCTCCAATCACACCATCAACAGAGAAGGAAGAGGGAAAAGACTCTTCCCCAGCAGCTGCACCCCTTCTTAAAGTGATCCAAAAGCCAAAGGGCATGATGAAGTCTAAACTCAGTGGTTGGTCACGGCTCAAGAAGCATATGGTGGTGGAAGAAGAACCACCTACGTCCCCAGAATCAAATCCTATGAAAGACACCGCAAAGGGAACTGAGCAGGAGGGAGGTGAAGCGAAAACGGATGAAACGGTGTCATTTAAAGACATGGTGGCAGCTGTAACGGCTGACGATCCTCCCAAGGCAGCAAAGAAGTGGGATTCTCTTCTCTTTGATATGTTCTCCTCTAAAGAGAAGATTATGCAGGTGATTGAAGCTAGCAAAAGTGAGGAGGAGAAAAAAGAGCAGCCAAAGGATGCACCAAAAGAAATTCCATCCTTTGCCCATCGTCTGCCTGTCCTCCTTTTCAGCCCAAAGTTTGATGCCAAAAGGCTAAGAGAGGCTGCATCAAGGCCACTTACAAAAATTTCGACAGTGTTTGAGATGGGTCTCATAGGGCGTAAAAATAAAGATGAGGAACCAAAAGACTTTAACAGAACAGCTAGAGGGTTCACCTGTCCTTAA
- the LOC115134456 gene encoding mucin-2-like isoform X2: MAASYSNVTEPGLLSQQYPPALLPKPGKENVRLQKLLKKTEKKIKKKASPETTKTPVPFRSNLSPVNEASPDLEHSDHSTPPKTPDAPFYTQHPRFAVRPAYRHVPSPYPQQRGATFGGTTRFSPKPYAAPGPTFSQHVAPLYTFTPTTPSPIPGPVSHAVAPTTPVPTSSVPEVTITTAAQIAPPVPAPVALVTVTSAATQPTLRLAPVVIHRKSPSPRFKATEATLKAPKPMFDVRQIRVYTASKSPLHDYTGKTFTADTLPRSRTPTPDIRWEITPTAEIRRSATPASEVKSNLTLTSEIKRVATSKMNQGTTPTSEIKRSLTPTPEVKRSATPTSGVKRGLTSRPEIQRSATPTSEVKRAKTPTHDFLTPRTNLGRPKTPSYRVSRAKTPVFEISRPNPLLFAVSPITIDSHRSKTPTPGSNSANPSLSSSQNLPMSEPSTSPSTSQGARTPNGEVTSKETPTPKSPPENTLKPEAPRQKALIGESTRPKTSTASLDYQRPKTPTNVTPTPTEPSYQRPKTLTKETLKPTAPSYGYQRPNTPTIITLKPTAPSYQRPKTPTKKTLEPTEPSHGYQRPKTPTKDTSKSTAPSDGYQRPKTPTNETPKPTAPSYGYQIPKTPSNEEPKPMTPTIGYQRSTTPVVGYQRPQPPAGYQRPKTPTAGVSSIGFQRPNTPTYVAPKSTHTYYGLTPAAYVAHGGIQRVSPSFGISRSKTHALEESKTTTQGLEASNIPTQELLVKTHPLPMVSNQEASSKEKIPLNEAIISTTPADKLLLPIIVVTQAEDVSEPSVSTAVTSKMATPVSETPKVKTVANTRPWAKSPTPEAKKPEIKTPIYGVIPKPKTPTTETQHPVPSAANKDASKTIPPVSKTESPVAKARVQQEELKESPEPKMPTKAISESKPAGTKPTTSSPLGKTSAPEKPLVAVQSPAKPKDNQEAQPEKAVSAPITPSTEKEEGKDSSPAAAPLLKVIQKPKGMMKSKLSGWSRLKKHMVVEEEPPTSPESNPMKDTAKGTEQEGGEAKTDETVSFKDMVAAVTADDPPKAAKKWDSLLFDMFSSKEKIMQVIEASKSEEEKKEQPKDAPKEIPSFAHRLPVLLFSPKFDAKRLREAASRPLTKISTVFEMGLIGRKNKDEEPKDFNRTARGFTCP, from the coding sequence ATGGCTGCCAGTTATAGCAATGTCACTGAACCAGGCCTGCTGTCCCAGCAGTACCCTCCAGCTCTACTGCCCAAGCCTGGCAAGGAAAATGTTAGACTCCAGAAACTACTCAAGAAAACAGagaaaaaaatcaagaaaaaaGCTTCCCCTGAAACGACAAAGACACCGGTCCCTTTCCGCTCAAACCTCTCCCCTGTGAATGAAGCAAGCCCTGACTTGGAACACAGTGATCACTCAACCCCTCCTAAAACCCCAGATGCACCCTTCTACACACAGCACCCCAGATTCGCTGTCAGGCCAGCCTATCGGCATGTGCCATCCCCTTACCCGCAACAACGAGGAGCCACTTTTGGTGGTACAACAAGGTTCTCCCCAAAGCCATATGCTGCTCCAGGACCCACCTTCTCCCAGCATGTGGCCCCACTCTACACATTTACTCCAACAACTCCATCACCCATTCCAGGGCCAGTCTCACATGCAGTGGCACCCACAACGCCTGTGCCAACTTCCTCTGTGCCTGAAGTGACAATCACAACTGCTGCTCAAATTGCACCTCCAGTCCCTGCTCCAGTTGCTCTTGTCACAGTCACTTCTGCTGCCACACAACCTACTCTGCGACTAGCCCCAGTAGTAATACACCGCAAAAGTCCAAGTCCACGGTTTAAAGCTACCGAAGCTACACTAAAAGCACCCAAACCGATGTTTGATGTCCGTCAAATTCGGGTATATACTGCATCTAAGTCCCCCCTGCATGATTACACTGGAAAGACATTTACTGCAGACACATTACCTCGGAGTAGAACACCCACACCAGACATCAGATGGGAAATAACACCAACAGCTGAAATCAGAAGGAGTGCAACACCGGCATCTGAAGTGAAAAGCAATTTAACTTTGACATCAGAAATCAAAAGAGTTGCAACGTCTAAAATGAATCAAGGTACAACGCCGACATCGGAAATCAAAAGAAGTTTAACACCGACACCTGAAGTCAAAAGGAGTGCAACACCTACATCTGGGGTAAAAAGAGGTTTAACGTCCAGACCTGAAATCCAAAGGAGTGCAACGCCTACATCTGAAGTGAAAAGAGCTAAAACGCCAACTCATGACTTTTTAACACCAAGAACTAATTTAGGTCGACCTAAGACACCCTCATATCGTGTGTCCCGTGCCAAAACACCTGTTTTTGAAATATCAAGACCCAACCCACTTTTATTTGCTGTCTCACCCATTACTATAGATTCACATAGATCTAAAACACCAACACCTGGTTCTAATTCTGCCAATCCATCTTTGTCTAGTTCTCAAAATCTGCCAATGTCTGAGCCTTCAACATCACCATCAACTAGTCAGGGTGCAAGAACTCCAAATGGGGAAGTGACATCAAAAGAGACTCCTACACCTAAATCACCTCCTGAAAACACTTTAAAACCAGAGGCTCCTCGACAAAAAGCTCTAATAGGTGAGTCTACCAGACCAAAGACCTCTACAGCTTCATTAGACTATCAAAGACCAAAGACCCCAACAAATGTCACACCAACTCCTACAGAACCCTCATATCAAAGACCCAAGACTCTAACCAAAGAAACACTAAAGCCTACAGCACCCTCATATGGGTACCAAAGACCCAATACTCCAACAATTATCACACTAAAGCCTACTGCACCCTCCTATCAAAGACCCAAGACTCCAACAAAAAAAACACTAGAGCCTACAGAACCCTCACATGGGTACCAAAGACCCAAGACTCCAACCAAAGACACATCAAAATCTACAGCACCCTCAGATGGGTATCAAAGGCCCAAGACTCCAACCAATGAGACACCAAAGCCTACTGCACCATCATATGGATATCAAATTCCCAAGACACCCTCGAATGAAGAGCCTAAACCAATGACTCCAACAATCGGGTATCAAAGGTCAACAACACCTGTAGTTGGGTATCAAAGACCACAACCACCAGCAGGTTATCAAAGGCCAAAGACTCCCACAGCTGGGGTATCATCCATTGGATTTCAAAGGCCCAATACACCAACATATGTGGCCCCTAAATCAACCCATACATATTATGGGTTGACTCCTGCTGCATATGTTGCCCATGGTGGAATCCAACGTGTCTCACCTTCATTCGGCATATCCAGGTCTAAGACGCATGCTCTAGAGGAATCTAAAACCACAACGCAAGGGTTGGAAGCATCTAACATACCTACCCAAGAGTTACTTGTAAAAACACATCCTTTGCCCATGGTGTCCAACCAGGAAGCATCCTCCAAGGAAAAAATCCCTTTAAATGAGGCCATAATATCCACGACTCCAGCAGATAAGCTTCTGCTTCCAATCATTGTTGTTACACAAGCTGAAGATGTCTCAGAACCAAGCGTATCCACAGCTGTAACCAGCAAAATGGCAACTCCTGTTTCAGAAACACCAAAGGTTAAAACTGTGGCCAACACAAGACCATGGGCTAAATCTCCAACACCCGAGGCTAAGAAACCAGAGATTAAAACCCCAATTTATGGAGTCATCCCAAAACCCAAGACACCCACCACAGAAACCCAACACCCTGTGCCTTCTGCTGCAAACAAAGATGCCAGCAAGACAATACCTCCTGTCTCAAAAACAGAATCTCCTGTGGCTAAAGCCAGGGTACAACAAGAAGAGTTAAAGGAATCACCAGAGCCTAAAATGCCCACCAAAGCAATCTCTGAGTCTAAACCAGCAGGGACAAAGCCGACTACTTCTTCTCCACTTGGAAAGACCTCAGCTCCTGAGAAGCCTTTGGTGGCTGTTCAGTCTCCGGCTAAGCCAAAGGATAACCAAGAAGCCCAACCTGAAAAGGCGGTGTCAGCTCCAATCACACCATCAACAGAGAAGGAAGAGGGAAAAGACTCTTCCCCAGCAGCTGCACCCCTTCTTAAAGTGATCCAAAAGCCAAAGGGCATGATGAAGTCTAAACTCAGTGGTTGGTCACGGCTCAAGAAGCATATGGTGGTGGAAGAAGAACCACCTACGTCCCCAGAATCAAATCCTATGAAAGACACCGCAAAGGGAACTGAGCAGGAGGGAGGTGAAGCGAAAACGGATGAAACGGTGTCATTTAAAGACATGGTGGCAGCTGTAACGGCTGACGATCCTCCCAAGGCAGCAAAGAAGTGGGATTCTCTTCTCTTTGATATGTTCTCCTCTAAAGAGAAGATTATGCAGGTGATTGAAGCTAGCAAAAGTGAGGAGGAGAAAAAAGAGCAGCCAAAGGATGCACCAAAAGAAATTCCATCCTTTGCCCATCGTCTGCCTGTCCTCCTTTTCAGCCCAAAGTTTGATGCCAAAAGGCTAAGAGAGGCTGCATCAAGGCCACTTACAAAAATTTCGACAGTGTTTGAGATGGGTCTCATAGGGCGTAAAAATAAAGATGAGGAACCAAAAGACTTTAACAGAACAGCTAGAGGGTTCACCTGTCCTTAA